CGAGCTCACCGCCATGGAGGGTCCCACCGTCGCCACCCGGCTCGGCCCGGCCCCCGAAGCCCTGATCGCGGCGCTCGGCCTGGGCGCCGTCATCGCCGCGGTCGTCGCCTCCCGCCGGACCCAAGCCCGACCCGAGTTCGGGCCCCCCTCCTGAGGATGATCTTGCTACCAGAAGCGAAATCGGCGCCGAACTTGCTACTGGTAGCAAGATCACCGGGGATACGCCCCGGCCCCCGGTCCCAGCTGACCGGACTCCTTCGTCGCGGCTGTCGCGTCGGCGGAGGACATCGGCCAGATGGGCGTCAGGGAAGGACATCCCGTGTGCGTGAGCGGCCCTGTGCCGGGAACCATTCACACCACGGGGACGTTCTTCCCACCAGGGGGAGACCCGTAGTTCGGTCCACGAGATTTGAGGATGGTTCGCGATGCCACTGCTGATTGTGCTGGCACTGATGGCTCTGCCGTTCCTTGAGGTGGGCCTGATGATCTGGGTCGGCGGTCAGATCGGTGTCCCGTGGACCCTGGCCGCCCTGGCCTCGCTGATGATCCTGGGCGTGGCCGTGCTGCGCCGCACCGGCCGTGCCTTTCGCGAGGTCATCGAGCAGGCCGACGAGGCGATGCGCACCGGAGAGCAGCCCCGCAAGGGTCTGCTCGACCCGCTGATGCTCATGGCCGGTGGCATCCTGCTGGTCATCCCGGGTTTCCTCACCGCCGTGGTCGGACTGCTCCTGGCCACCCCGCTCACCCGGCCGGCCCTGCGCTGGGTGTTCGCCGGCTGGGCGGTCCGCCGGATGAAGAAGATGCAGGAACGTGTGAACGAGGAGTACGCCGCCCGCGGCGCCACCATCCCGGGCCAAGGCCCCTTCGGCCCCGGTGGTCCGGCGGGCTCCGGCATGCCCGGAAACCCCTTCGGCCCCAACCCTGGAGGCTCCGCCCCGGGCGGCCCCGACTCGGGCCCCTCCGACCAGGGCAGTCCCGCTCCGAACCGCGGCCGCGTCATCCGTGGCCAGTTCGAACCCGAAGAGGACGACAGGAACTGATCTTCCGGCTTCCGGGGCGTGCACGCCCCGGGAGCACCGGGGCCCGCCGCGGATCGCTCCACGGCGGGCCTCGTTCTGTGCTAGGTGCGGGCGATGCGGCCCAGCCACTCGGTGAGCAGGGCGAGCTCGGCCGGGGAGAAGCGGTCGGTCATCGCCTCGATCCCGGCCTGGAGGGCGATGGCCTGGGCCGCCGCGCCCCCGGCCGGGGGCGGTCTCGCCCGAGCCGGTGTCCTCCGACCCGGTGGTGATCGCGGCCAGGACGGCCTCCCTGGTGCGCGGGGAGAGTTCGGGGTCGCGCTCCTCCTCCGGTGCGCCGATCAGAAGGAGGACGACCCCGCTGTTGGCCGCCTGGCCCATCTGCGCGGCCAGTTCGGGCTCCACGGCCAGACGCCCCTGCTCGGCGATCCGCCTGATCAGCCCGCGCAGCAGCGAGGCGGCCTCACGGGCGGCCTGCGGCTCGTGTCCCGGGGCGGGGGCACCGTACATCAGCTTGTACAGCTCGGGGTTGGCCAGGCCGAACTCCACGTGGGTGTCCCAGCCCGCGCGCAGGTCGGCCACCGGGTCCGGGCCCGGCGGGTGCGTGGCCTTGATCTTCAGGTAGGCGTCGAAGGCGTGGGCGGTGACGGCGTCGAGCGGTCCGGCCATGTCCCCGAGGATCCGGTAGATCGTGGGCGGTTGCACCCCGGCGGCCTGGCCCACGGCCCTGGTGGAGACGGCTTCGCGCCCCTCCGCGGCCAGCAGCTCCACGATCGGCTCACCGAGTCCCTGGAAGCCACGCAGGTCGCGCTGTCCCCGGCTGACCTGGCCGCGATTGAAGCCGCGGCCCCGCAGGAGGAGGTCGCGGGAGAGCGCTACGCCAGCTTTCTGATGGCCTCGCTCGACAGCGAGCCCGCCGCCTCCTGAACCAACTCTTGAGCCCTCGGGCTCCGAGCCCCTGGGTCCTGACCCTCCTGAGTCCCGAATCCTCGAACCACGGAGGCGGGCCCGCTCAGCCCTTCCCGACGGGCGGGCCCGGTTCGGGGGAGTCGGGGTGGTCGGTTTTGGTGGGATCGTCGCCATCGGGCTCCGGCCCGGGAGGGGAGACGTAGGCGCCCACGATGCGGGCGATGACGGTGGCCAGGAACAGGGTGCCGGCAACGGCCTCGCAGACGGCCAGTGAGCGTGCCCAAGCCCCGACCGGCACCATGTCGCCGTATCCCAGTGTGACCAGGGTGACGAAGCTCAGATAGTTGAGTTCCTGCCAGGTCACCGGTGCGTGCGGGTCGAGGGAGTTCTCGAATCCACCCGGCCACAGCGCCTCCATCAAGCCGAACAGGGCTCCGAACAACCCGCCCAGCAGGAGGTAGACACAGATCGCCGCCATGACCAGCTGAGGTCCGTGGCTGCTTCGGTGCCGCTGTCCGTAGGTGAAGATGAACGTCAGCAGCGCCAGGATCAGATAGCCCTGGAAGAGCACGATGGCGGAGAAGAGCCCGAGGCGGGCCAGCGGGGTCTCAGGGTGGAACACGGCCCAGAATCCGGCGGTCAGGAACACCGCCGAGAACACCGACACGGGGAACAGACGCCTCCCCGGCGGCAGGACCACGCGTAGGCCCAGGAAGACCACCAACGGGTAAAGGAGTGTGTACGCCAGCGCCCACAGCTGCCCGTTCAGGGTCAGCGGGTACGCGAAGTGCAGCAGCACGGCGGCGGCCAGGAACCAGGCCAGGGACCGGGACAGGCCGGGGCGACCACGCATACCCTCTCCTCCTCGACGACTCCACCGGTCGCCGGGAGGTTAGCTCCAAAACCCGCTGAAAGGGTTGAGGCACAGGAGTTGTTTGCCCGACCTTGGGACGCACACGATGCCCGTAAAACCCCTGGACTGGAAGCATCTTCAAGGAGTGGCGTCACCAAGGCCTCCACCCTCGGCTGTGCCCGTAGCAGAACGGGAGGCCGACCAGGAACCATCCGCGTATTCCAGGGGGACATCCCATGCCCGGCCACCGTTTCCACTGCTTCTGTAGTCCGGATCTTCGCGGCCCCGATCTCCGCCGCCGCGACCTCGGGGAGGTGTCATGACCCCGCCGCGCGAGGGACGGACCGGTGTCGCCGGTCCCGCGATCCCGCTCCAGGCCACCCCTGCTGACCGGGAGCGGGGCGAGATCGGACCCGAAGCCACCGACATCCTCCTCACCGTCAACGGCGCGACCCACCGCGTCCGACTCGAACCCCGAGTCAGCCTGCTGGACGCCCTACGCGAGCGCCTGGACATCACCGGCCCCAAGAAGGGCTGTAACCAGGGCGCGTGCGGCGCCTGCACGGTGTGGGTGGACGGCCGCCGCGTGGTCGCCTGCCTCACCCTCGCGGTCGCCTGCGAAGGCCACGAGGTCACCACCGTGGAGGGCCTGGCCGACGGGGACGACCTGCACCCGATGCAGCAGGCCTTCATCGACAACGACGCCTTCCAGTGCGGTTACTGCACACCGGGCCAGCTCATGTCGGCCGTCGCCCTCATGAAGGAGGGGCACGACGGCGACGACGCCGAGGTGGCCGAGTGGATGAGCGGCAACATCTGCCGCTGCGCCGCCTACCCCAACATCCGCAAGGCCATCTGCCAGGTCCGTGATGCCGGGGACGGCCGAACCGGAAAGGGAGGGGAGGCCTGATGCGTTCCTTCGCCTACTCCCGCGCCTCGGACATGGACTCCGCCATCGCCGACGTCTCCGCCGACCCCACCAGCGAATACCTGGCGGGCGGCACGACCGAGGTCGACATGCTGCGGATCGGCGTGGTCCGCCCGCGCCGCGTCGTGGACATCAACGACCTGCCCATCGCCGCCATCGAGGAGCTTGCCGACGGCGGTATCCGACTGGGCGGGCTGTCCCGGATGAGCGACGTCGCCGCGCACCCGGTCGTCCGCGATCGCTACCCGATGGTCTCGGAGTCCCTGGAGAAGGGGGCCTCCGCCCAGCTGCGCAACATGGCCTCCATGGGCGGAAACCTCATGCAGAAGGTCCGCTGCTCCTACTTCCGCGACGGCGACCGGGCCTGCAACAAGCGCGAACGGGGCAGCGGCTGCGCGGCCATCGAGGGCGTTAACCGCACCCACGCGGTCCTGGGCACCAGCGACCACTGCATCGCCACCCACCCGTCCGACGTGGCCGTGGCCCTGACCGCCCTGGACGCGGTCATCCGCCTGCGCGGCCCCGAAGGGGAGCGCACGGTCGCCTTCGACGACTTCTTCCTGCTCCCGGGCGACACACCCGACCTGGAGCACCCGATCGGGCACGGCGAGCTCATCACCGCGATCGACCTGCCCGCCCTGCCCATGGCACGCACCTCCCACTACCTGAAGGTGCGCGACCGTGAATCCTACGAGTTCGCCCTGACCTCCGCCGCCGTCGCGCTCAGCATGGAGGGCGACACCGTCACCGAGGTCCGGGTCGGCCTGGGCGGCGCCGCCACCAAACCCTGGCGGGCCCGGCGCGCCGAACAGATGCTCCTGGGCGCCACCGCCGAACCCGAGGCGTTCGCGCGTGCCGCCGCGGCCGAACTCTCCGACGCCGTTCCGCGGAGCATGAACGGATTCAAGATCGAGCTGGCCCAGCGCACCATGGTCCGCGCCCTCACCGAGGTCGCCTCGCGGACCCGAGGAGGGACGGTATGAGCATCCCACCGCAGATCGGCCGGAACCTGCCCCGGGTCGACGCGCACGCCAAGGTCACCGGAGCCGCACGCTACTCCGCCGAACACCACCCGTCCGGAACCGCGCACGCCGTACTGGTGTGCTCGGAGGTTCCGAGCGGCCGGATCACCGACATCGACAGCAGCCGGGCCCTCGCGGCCGAGGGCGTCCTGGCGGTGCTCAGTCACCTGAACCTGCCCAGGGTCGCGGCGCAGCCGCACCTGATCCCGTCCCTGGCCGGTACCACCGCGCACGGGCAGAGCTTCTTCCCGATGCAGGACGACCGGATCCACTACGCGGGCCAGCCGGTCGCCATGGTCGTCGCCGACACCCTGGAACGGGCCGAGCATGCCGCCGAACTCGTCGAGGTGAGCTACGCCGGGGAGCCCTGGGTCACCACCATCGACCAGGGCCGAGGGCAGGCCTACGAGGCCGAACGCATCTTCGGCGGGTTCGTCCCCGGCCGCATGGACCGCGGCGACGTCGAACAGGGCATGGCCCAGGCCCAGGTGGTGCTGGAGAACACCCACCACTTCGCGGCCAACCACCACAACCCGATCGAACCCTCCGCGGCCACCGCCGTGTGGGACGACCACAAGCTCACCATCCACGACTCCACCCAGGGGCCGACCGCCACCCGGCTCACCGTCGCCGAACTCCTGGGCATCCCGCCCTCGGACGTACGGGTGATCGCCGAGTTCGTCGGCGGCAGCTTCGGCGGCAAGGCGATGATCTGGGCGCACCCCACCCTGGCGGCGATGGCCGCCCAGCACGTGCGCGCCCCGGTCACCCTCGCCCTGACCAGGACCCAGACGTTCAGCAACACCGGCCACCGGGAGGAACAGGAACACACCCTGACCCTGGGCGCGCGCCTGGACGGCACCCTGACCGCCCTCCGCTACCGCAAGCTCTCGCCCACCTCCCACTACGACGACTGGGCCGAGCCGTCGCTGGGCCCCGCCGCCCAGCTCTACGCCTGCCCGAACTTCGAGGGCGTCTACAGCCTGTTCCGGTCCAACACGATGACCCCGACGTTCATGCGCGCGCCCGGCGAGGGCACCGGAGCGTTCGTCATCGAGACGGCCATGGACGAGCTCGCCCACGAACTGGACATCGACCCGATCGAACTCCGGCTGCGCAACCACGCCGACACCGACCCCGAGAGCGGGAACCCCTGGTCCAGCAAGGGGCTCAAGGAGTGCTACGCGCGCGGCGCCGAACTCTTCGGCTGGGCCTCGCGCGACCCGCGCCCGGTCCAGGGCGCCCGCCGGGACGGCAACTGGCTCCTGGGCACCGGGATGGCCAGCGCCATCTACCCGGTGTACGCCGTCATGAACCCGCAGCGCGCCCGCGCCCGGGTCTACGCCGACGGTCGGGCCGTCCTCGAGACCGGCTGCTCCGACATCGGCACCGGGGCCGGAACCATCCTGCGCCAGGTCGGGGCCGAGGGCCTGGGCCTGACCGCCGAGTCCGTCACCGTCCACTACGGCGACACCGAACTGCCCAACACGGTCGCCGCGGTCGGTTCCGCGGGAGCCGGCGCGATCAGCGCGGCCGTCCACGTCGCCGCGGTCAAGCTGCGCGACCAGCTCCTCGCGCAGGCCGTCGCCGACGAGGGTTCCCCGCTGCACGGCGCGGACCCCGGTCAGATCCAGGTCTCCGACGGGCGCATGTCCCTGCGCGGCGCCCCGGGGACGGGGGAGACCTATGGCGAGATGCTGGGCCGCAACATGACCTTCGACGCGGAGGCCGTGGGGGAGTGGCACCCGCCGGGGCCCGACAGCGGCTACGGCACGGGCACCTTCGGCGCCCAGTTCGCGGAGGTCGCCGTCGACCCGGACCTCGGCCTGGTCCGGGTGCGCCGGATGACCGGGGTGTTCGCCCCCGGGCGGGTGCTCAACCCCAGGACCGCGCGCAGCCAGCTCATGGGCGGCATGCTGTGGGGCCTGGGGCAGGCGCTGCTGGAGGCCACCCACATGGAACCCAACCAGGGGCGCTGGGCCAACCCGAGCCTGGGCGAGTACCTGCTGCCGGTGAACGCCGACGCCCCGGAGGTGGTGGTGGAGACCATCGAGGTCGAGGACCGGGTGGTCAACCCGCTCGGGGTCAAGGGCGTGGGCGAGATCGGCCAGGTCGGGGCCGCGGCGGCGATCGCCAACGCGATCTTCCACGCCACCGGTCGCCGGTTCCGCGACCTGCCCATCACCGTCGAGTCGGTGATGGAGCCCGCCTGATATGTCCGCACGAGAGAGCGAGGGGGACGCGGCCGCGACAGGCGGGCCGCGTCCCGGTCCGGGCACAGGTTCTGGTGTCGGTTCGGGGCGCTCTGGGAACGACGCGGGATCCGGCCCGGCCGAGGAGCCCGTGACCGTGGTGTTCACCTGGGACGTCGCTCCGGGCCGGGAGAGCGAGTTCGAGGCGTGGCTGCACCGGGTCAACCAGGTCGCGACCGATTTCCCCGGACACCAGGGGGTCACCTGGATCGCCCCGGACGACCCCGGCGGCCACTACCACGCCCTGCTGCGGTTCTCGGGCAGCAGAGCCCTGGAAGCGTGGCTGGGCTCGCCCGAACGCGCCAGGACCATCGCCGAGCTGGAGGGCATCGCCACCGAGGCCGACCGCAGGGTGCGCACCACCGGCATGGAGACCTGGTTCAGCCTGCCGAGGACCGCCGTCCGGCCGCCGCCGAAGTGGAAGATGGCGCTGGTGTCCTTCACCGCCGTCTACCCGTGCGTGCTGCTGTTCACGGCCTTCGTGGCGCCGCTGTTCCAGGACTGGCCGCTGCCGTTGCGCACGGTGGTGCTGCCGACGGTGATGGCGCCCCTGCTCACCTACGTACTGATGCCGACCCTGAGCAGACTGCTGAGGTCCTGGCTCTACCCGGACCTGTGAGGGCCACCCGAAGTACGACCGGATTCATCCGAGATCCAGCCAAAACACGGAGGCGGACATGAGTGTGAGCATTCCCGAGCCGGTGGCCTCGTTCATCGACAGGGTCAACGACCACGACGAACAGGGCTTCCTGGACGCCTTCACCCCGGACGGGGTGGTGGACGACTGGGGCCGGGAGTTCCAGGGCCGCGACGCCATCAAACGCTGGAGCGACAAGGAGTTCATCGGAGCCCGGGGCGTCCTGTCCGTCCAGTCGGCCGTACCCGACGGTGACGGCGTCACGGTGGTCGGCGACTGGCGCTCCAACTACGCCAACGGACTGAGCTCCTTCGCCTTCACCGTCCAGGGCGACCAGATCACCCGCATGACCATCCGCGAGGGCTGACCCGGACCCAGGCCGGACGCAAGCGATGCCCTGGGGCGCTCCTCAGCGGTCTGAGGTCCGGTGCCGTCGCTTGCCGGGGCCATCGATATCGACCCGGTGCTACAGCCGGTTCGAGGGTGGGCCGTAACCCTGACCAGGGGCGTTTCGGCCGACAGAATCAGCGACCGACGGCTCCTGATCGAAGTGATCAGTTTCGATCATCGGTATGCCCGTGCAGGCGGGCGCGGCGGGCCCGGATCTCCTCGGCGGAGGGGGACCGGGCCCGCCGTCGGTAGTCCCGGGGCCCTGGCCGGGTTCGGCTGTTCGGGGTGGGATTCGGGGAGTCCCCGAGCGGGGGCTAAGGGGCGGTTGGGGGAGTTCTCCGGGGCAAGCCCCGATATCCTCCCGCTACGCAGAGTGAAAGACTGGAGCCCTTACACAGCAGCCCCTCACACTCGGCGACCCCCCCTGGAGCCAATCCATGCCCAAGCGACCTGGACCACTGCGAAGGATCGTCCTGTGGACGGTCTCGGTGGTGGCAGTGCTCGCCCTCGTCCTCACCGGTACCGGGATCTGGGTGTACTCGGCCCTACGGGTCACCAACGTCGGTGAGCTCTCCTTCACCAACGAACTACACGTGCCACCCGAGCTGGAACCCGTCATCGACGAGGACGGGCGCAAGCGCTTCGATCTCACCATGCAAGAGGGGACCAGCGAGTTCCTTCCGGGGCAGGAGACCGCCACCTGGGGTGTGAACGGCGCCTACCTCGGCCCGACGATGCGCCTGGAGCGCGGGGACGACGTGGCCATGAACGTCACCAACGACCTGCCCGAGACGTCCACCCTGCACTGGCACGGCATGCGGGTGCCCGCCGCCATGGACGGAGGCCCGCATCAGCAGATCGAACCGGGGCAGGCGTGGTCCCCGGAGTGGACCGTCGACCAACCCGCGGCCAGCCTCTGGTACCACCCCCACCTGCACGGGGCCACCGCCGAGCACGTGTACCGGGGCGTCGCCGGGATGATCATCGTGGAGGACGACGACGTCACCGAAGGGCTGCCCAACGACTACGGGGTGGACGACCTTCCCCTCCTGGTCCAGGACCGCTCCTTCCGATCCGACGGTGAGCTCGACCTGAACGCGACCGGACCGTTGTGGATGCAGGCCACCTACGGGCTGATGGGCGACCAGATCCTGGTCAACGGCACCCACGACCCCTACTTCGAGGTGGAGAGCGAACGAGTGCGCCTTCGCGTGCTCAACGGCTCCAACACGCGCTCGATGAACTTCGGCTTCGACGACGACCGCGCCTTCCAGCTGGTGGGCACCGACACCGGGCTCCTGCCCGCGCCGGTGGAGCTGGACCGCATCCGCCTCTCACCGGGGGAGCGGGCGGAGATCGTCGTCGACTTCGACCCCGGCGACGACGTCGTGCTGCGCAGCTACGCCCCGAAGCAGGCCGGGAGCTTCGCCGAGGACCGGCTGGCCGGGGCCGACGACGAGTTCGACATCCTGCGCCTGACAGCGGCCGGCGAGCTCACGCCCGGTGAACCCATTCCCGCAGAGCTGGCCACCACCCCCGAGATCACCCCGCCCGAAGACGCCACCGAACGCGTCTTCACACTCGGCGGAACCGCGCACATCAACGGCGCCTCCATGGACATGTCCCGGATCGACGAGGTGGTCCCGGCGGGCGCCACCGAGATCTGGACCATCGAGAACCCGAGCGTCGTGCACAACTTCCACATCCATGACGTGGCCTTCCGGGTCCTGGACATCGACGGCGTCGAACCCCCACCGGAGCTGACCGGACGCAAGGACACCGTCTACGTGGCACCGAACACCTCGGTTCGGATCGCGGTGGAGTTCGGAGAGCACGTCGACCCCGAGGCGCCGTACATGTACCACTGTCACCTGCTGGAACACGAGGACCAGGGAATGATGGGCCAGTTCCTGGTGGTCGAACCCGGCACGGAGGACGAGGTCGCCCGCGACCTGGGGATCGATGGGGGCCACGACCACGCGGGCGGGCACGGCGGCCACTGAGACGTGATCAGGTCCGATCACCGGTGCGCCCCTGCAGGCGGGCGTGCAGGGTCCGGATCTCCTCGGCGAAGGAGGGGACCGGGCCCGCCACCGGCAGCCCCGGGGCCACCTCGGTGATCGACAGCGGTCGCACCGGACCGGGCGCGGCCCCCCATTCCGCCAGCCAGGAGCCCAGCTGCTCGGAGGAGCTGGCGTACACGATCCGGCCCAGCCCCACCCAGGCGTGCGCGGCCGAGCACATCGGGCAGTGCTCGCCCGAGGTGTACACCGTCGACGCCGAACGGTCGGTGGGAGAGAGGTTCTCGGCGGCCCAACGGGCGATCGCGAACTCCGGGTGCCGGGTGGCGTCGCCACCGGCAACGTGGTTGTGGTCCTCGAACAGCACCGTCCCGTCCGCGCCGACCAGCACCGAACCGAACGGCTCGTCACCCTCGTCCAGCGCCCGCGCGGCCAGGTCCACCGCGCGCCGCAGATGCCGCAGATCGGTCTCGTCCACCATCGTCCGCCCCCTTCGCTCCGAGTTCGGCGCCACCGTACCGCGCGCGCCCGCCGCGCCCCGGTAAATCCCTGTCCGGGAGCCAGAGGGCACCGCTACGCTGCCGCCCATGGACATCAGCATTCGCCCCTACGCTCCTGAGGACCGCGAGGCCGTGGTCGGCCTCGCCCTGCGCGCCTGGGAACCCGTACACGCCTCGATGGAGAAGGTGTTGGGCACCGAGATCTATGCCCTGACCGTGGGGGACTGGCGCAGGACCCAGACCCGGGACGTCCAGGCCGACCTGGACGCGGAGGGGACCCGGGCGTGGGTGGCGGTGACCGACCGGATCGCCGGGTTCGCCACCGTCAAGCTCGACCACGAGGAGAGCACCGGGGAACTGCACATGCTCGCGGTCGACCCCGATCAGCAGGAGCGGGGCGTGGGTGCGGCGCTCATCCGGTTCGCCGAGGAGTACATGCGCGCGGAGGGGATGAAGGCTGCCCTGATCAGCACCGGCGGCGACCCCGGCCACGCCCCGGCCCGTGCCGCCTACGAGAGCGCGGGTTACACCGGCTTGCCCGTGGTCAACTACTTCAAGGCGCTCTGACCGAGCGGCGGCCCGCAGGCGGTCAGCGGCCCTCCGCTAGGACGTGAGTGCGTCGTAGGCGGTCATGGCGGCATCTACGACCGCGTTCGCTTCCTCCCTGGTGCAGCCGTCCCGGGCCCGCACGGACAACCCCTGCAACACCGTGACGCAGTACGAGGCCAGCGCGGGCGCGTCCACGTGGGCGGGCACATCGCCCTCGGCGATGCCCCGCTCGACGCGCTCGGTGACCCGGGCCAGGTCCTTCGCCCTGCGCTCGGCCAGGTGACGGCCGATGTGCTCGTGCCCCCGGCCCAGGTTGGTCCCGGCCAGCACGACCATGCACCCGAGCGGGGTGCCGGTGTCCACGTAGGCGTCCGCGTTGCGCCGCAGCATCGCCTCGATCGCGTCGCGGGTCGGGGTGAGTCCAAGGGAAAGCACCGTGGGTGAGGTGTCGGCGGAGTCGTACAGCTCCACGGCCTCCTCGAACAACGCGTCCTTGGACCCGAAGGCCGCGTAGAGGCTGGTCGGCGTGATGCCCATCGCCGAGGTGAGCATGTTCAGCGACGTGCCCTCGTAGCCGTGCTCCCAGAACAGTTCCATGGCCGTGCGCAGCGCCGCGCCCCGATCGAACTTCCTCGGCCGTCCCGCCATATCGCCTGTCGCCCCCCGCATCCCCTTGCCCCGGCACCGCAGGCAATGCTACCAATTATGTAGTGATCGATACATAAATAAGGGAGGCAGGCATGGGCACAGAACTCAAGGGTGCGCTCACAGGTAAGGTCGCGCTGGTCACCGGGGGCAGCCGGGGTATCGGGGCGGCCACGGCCCGCCGCCTGGCCGCGGAAGGGGCCGCGGTCGCGCTGACTTACCGCGACTCGCCCGAACGCGCCGCCCAGGTGGCCCGGGACATCCACGAAGCGGGTGGCAGGGCGCTGGCCCTGCCCGCCGACGCCACCGCCCCCCGGGCGATCGGCGAGGCCGTCGACCGCGCCGCCGATACCCTCGGCGGCCTTGACATCCTCGTCAACAACGCCGGGATCTTCCCCTACGGCGAGATCGACCAGCTCACCCTGGAGGACTACGAGACCACCATGGCCGTGCACGTCAGAGCGGTGTTCGTCGCGGTCCGGGCGGCGCTGCGGCACATGGGCCCCGGCGGGCGCGTCATCAGCATCGGCAGCAGCCTGGTCGAACGCGTGCCCGGCCCCGGCATCAGCCTGTACGCCATGAGCAAGTCCGCCCTGGTGGGGTTCACCAAGGGGCTCGCCCGCGACCTCGGCCCGCGCGGGATCACCGCGACCGTGGTCCACCCGGGCTCAACCGACACTGACATGAACCCCGCCGACGGTCCCGAAGCCGAAGCCGAACGCGCCCTGACCGCCCTGGGCCGCTACGGGACCCCGGAGGACGTCGCCGCCACCGTCGCCCACCTCGCCGGACCCGCGGGCGCCTACATCACCGGTACTTCGATCACGGTGGACGGCGGTGTCACCGCATGAGCGCCCGAGCCGTGGCCTGGGCCGTCCTGTTCGCCGCGGCCCTGCTGGAAGTGGTCTGGGCCCTGGCCTTGAAACAACCCCACCCCGGCTGGGTGGCCCTGGGAGTCGTCGTGGCGCTGGTCAGCCTCGGGATGCTGTCCTTCGCGCTGCGCGAGCTCCCGGTCGGCGGCGCCTACGCCGTCTGGGTGGGGCTCGGCACGGTGGGTGTGGCGGTTGTCGGCATCCTGGTCTTCGCCGAACCGGCCGGCCCCCTCCGGTTGTTCTTCCTGGCCCTGATCCTCGCGGGCGTCATCGGCCTGAACCTGCCCGCCAGACCCGCGAAGCCCGTGCGAGGGACAGACGCCGAATCCGTCTCGCGGGCAGGAGGGTGACCATGGCCTGGATCGTGTTGCTCGGGGCGGGGCTCTTGGAGATCGTGTGGTCGTTGGCGCTCAAACG
This DNA window, taken from Nocardiopsis exhalans, encodes the following:
- a CDS encoding TetR/AcrR family transcriptional regulator, coding for MAGRPRKFDRGAALRTAMELFWEHGYEGTSLNMLTSAMGITPTSLYAAFGSKDALFEEAVELYDSADTSPTVLSLGLTPTRDAIEAMLRRNADAYVDTGTPLGCMVVLAGTNLGRGHEHIGRHLAERRAKDLARVTERVERGIAEGDVPAHVDAPALASYCVTVLQGLSVRARDGCTREEANAVVDAAMTAYDALTS
- a CDS encoding DMT family transporter; its protein translation is MSARAVAWAVLFAAALLEVVWALALKQPHPGWVALGVVVALVSLGMLSFALRELPVGGAYAVWVGLGTVGVAVVGILVFAEPAGPLRLFFLALILAGVIGLNLPARPAKPVRGTDAESVSRAGG
- a CDS encoding SDR family NAD(P)-dependent oxidoreductase; translated protein: MGTELKGALTGKVALVTGGSRGIGAATARRLAAEGAAVALTYRDSPERAAQVARDIHEAGGRALALPADATAPRAIGEAVDRAADTLGGLDILVNNAGIFPYGEIDQLTLEDYETTMAVHVRAVFVAVRAALRHMGPGGRVISIGSSLVERVPGPGISLYAMSKSALVGFTKGLARDLGPRGITATVVHPGSTDTDMNPADGPEAEAERALTALGRYGTPEDVAATVAHLAGPAGAYITGTSITVDGGVTA
- a CDS encoding nucleoside deaminase, whose product is MVDETDLRHLRRAVDLAARALDEGDEPFGSVLVGADGTVLFEDHNHVAGGDATRHPEFAIARWAAENLSPTDRSASTVYTSGEHCPMCSAAHAWVGLGRIVYASSSEQLGSWLAEWGAAPGPVRPLSITEVAPGLPVAGPVPSFAEEIRTLHARLQGRTGDRT
- a CDS encoding GNAT family N-acetyltransferase, which codes for MDISIRPYAPEDREAVVGLALRAWEPVHASMEKVLGTEIYALTVGDWRRTQTRDVQADLDAEGTRAWVAVTDRIAGFATVKLDHEESTGELHMLAVDPDQQERGVGAALIRFAEEYMRAEGMKAALISTGGDPGHAPARAAYESAGYTGLPVVNYFKAL